One region of Chryseobacterium sp. SORGH_AS_0447 genomic DNA includes:
- a CDS encoding sialate O-acetylesterase, whose translation MKTGYFRPFLTFNMFFLIFFSHQLVFGKIKLPDMVSDKMVLQRDVELKIWGWADQGENITIRFRNETYNTSPDKTGKWSVQLKPQKAGGPFVMEINEITIRDILVGDVWLASGQSNMETPIARLTDRFPEINVSDFNKIRYFKVPTQNNVESVQENIAPGGKWFTGTASEVMNWTAFAYFYALEAYEHTKIPQGMLVSSLGGSAIQSWVSQEHLKDFPNDLIDKQALSALNSSKLDKGRNLWNQKEFNDADWQKAKVPGKWKDNGIQAKGTVWFRKNFELPASMNGKFARLYLGVMVDSDSVFVNGKFVGATSYTYPPRKYDIPGGILKQGKNTIAIQLTSNFGNGEFVADKPYKIVGDGVVVDLTGEWKYNIGRDMSKDEDYKSKLKNLRNTPSGLYNGMIYPVRDYKVRGAIWYQGESNAGQSENYAGLLKNLIENWREVFQWEQMPFLLVQLPNFMEKTNDPNAPSGWAGIREAQFKTSQAVPYTAMSVNYDLGEWNDIHPLNKKDMAKRLFLAARKLVYDEKLVSSGPVFKSMKVDNSTVILSFDNVGKGLKSRNGALKHFAIAGSDKKFVWAEAKIKGNTVVVSSKEIKNPVAVRYAWSNNPEEANLENAEGLLASPFRTDDW comes from the coding sequence ATGAAAACCGGATATTTCAGACCGTTCCTGACTTTTAACATGTTCTTTCTGATTTTTTTCAGTCATCAGCTGGTGTTCGGGAAAATAAAACTCCCGGATATGGTCAGTGATAAAATGGTGCTGCAGCGTGATGTAGAGCTAAAAATCTGGGGCTGGGCGGATCAGGGCGAAAACATTACCATCAGGTTCCGCAATGAAACCTACAATACTTCGCCGGACAAGACCGGGAAATGGTCTGTACAGTTGAAACCGCAGAAAGCAGGTGGTCCGTTCGTGATGGAAATCAATGAAATTACGATTCGGGATATCCTGGTGGGCGATGTCTGGCTCGCTTCGGGACAATCCAATATGGAAACGCCTATTGCCCGGCTAACCGACCGTTTCCCGGAAATCAATGTTTCGGATTTCAATAAAATCAGGTACTTCAAAGTCCCTACTCAGAACAATGTGGAATCCGTTCAGGAGAACATTGCACCCGGTGGAAAATGGTTCACCGGAACGGCTTCGGAAGTGATGAACTGGACCGCTTTTGCTTATTTTTACGCGCTTGAAGCGTATGAACATACCAAAATTCCGCAGGGAATGCTGGTTTCCAGTTTGGGCGGTTCGGCCATTCAGAGTTGGGTCAGCCAGGAGCATCTGAAGGATTTTCCCAATGACCTGATTGACAAGCAGGCATTGTCCGCACTCAATTCCTCAAAACTCGACAAAGGAAGGAATCTTTGGAATCAGAAGGAATTTAACGATGCAGACTGGCAGAAAGCAAAAGTTCCCGGAAAATGGAAAGACAACGGCATCCAGGCGAAAGGTACCGTCTGGTTCAGGAAAAATTTTGAACTTCCGGCTTCTATGAACGGTAAGTTTGCCCGGCTGTACCTGGGTGTCATGGTCGACAGTGACTCGGTTTTCGTCAACGGAAAATTCGTAGGCGCCACCTCATACACATATCCGCCAAGGAAATATGATATTCCCGGCGGAATATTGAAACAGGGGAAAAATACCATTGCCATCCAGCTGACGTCCAACTTCGGGAACGGTGAATTCGTTGCCGATAAGCCTTATAAGATCGTAGGAGACGGTGTTGTGGTTGATCTAACAGGCGAGTGGAAATACAACATCGGCCGGGATATGAGTAAGGATGAAGACTATAAATCAAAGCTGAAAAACCTGCGGAATACGCCTTCCGGATTGTACAACGGGATGATTTACCCGGTCCGCGACTACAAAGTCAGGGGAGCCATCTGGTACCAGGGGGAAAGCAACGCCGGTCAGTCTGAAAACTATGCAGGTTTACTGAAAAATCTGATTGAAAACTGGCGGGAAGTATTTCAATGGGAGCAGATGCCGTTTTTACTCGTTCAGCTTCCCAACTTTATGGAAAAAACAAACGATCCCAACGCACCTAGCGGATGGGCGGGAATCCGTGAAGCTCAGTTTAAAACTTCACAAGCCGTTCCGTACACGGCAATGAGCGTGAATTATGATCTCGGGGAATGGAATGACATTCATCCGCTCAATAAAAAGGATATGGCAAAGCGCCTATTCCTGGCTGCCCGGAAACTGGTGTACGATGAGAAGCTGGTCAGCAGCGGTCCTGTTTTTAAGTCGATGAAGGTAGACAATTCAACGGTAATCCTCTCATTCGACAACGTAGGAAAAGGATTGAAAAGCAGAAATGGAGCGCTGAAACATTTTGCCATTGCCGGAAGCGATAAAAAGTTTGTCTGGGCCGAAGCCAAAATCAAAGGCAATACCGTTGTGGTCAGCAGCAAGGAAATCAAAAACCCGGTAGCGGTGCGGTATGCATGGAGCAACAATCCCGAAGAGGCGAATCTGGAAAATGCAGAAGGTCTGCTGGCATCACCCTTTAGAACCGATGACTGGTAA
- a CDS encoding glycoside hydrolase family 43 protein, with product MKKTLQSILCLFLIGYSADAFAQNPIIQTNYTADPAPMVYNGRLYVYTTHDEDDSTWFTMNDWKVYSTDDMVNWTDHGTILSYNDFDWAKRDAWAAQCVERNGKFFMYVPMWSKTNNKGAIGVAVGDSPFGPFHDPLGKPLVQSEWGDIDPTIFVDDDGQAHMYWGNPKLKYVKLNQDMISYSGDIVEVPMTAESFGKRDGKENQERPTKYEEGPWLYKRKDLYYLFWPGGPLPEFIGYSTSKSAQGPWKYGGIVMPTEGKSFTNHPGVIDFKGKTYFFYHNGALPGGSGFTRSVSIEELNFNKDGSISPIKMTNGITKAIASVNPYRFNQAETIAWSENVKSYQNKEAGVFVKAKKSGAYTRVKNVDFGKKGAAGFTARVGTTHNSDVTMDVRLDSLTGPVIATVKVPLTGGDDRWETVKTQLKEKITGVHDLYFIFNGKAAKDVIFFDYWTFLENN from the coding sequence ATGAAAAAGACTCTACAATCCATACTCTGCCTCTTCCTGATCGGATATTCAGCGGATGCATTTGCCCAGAATCCCATCATCCAGACCAACTATACTGCCGATCCGGCACCGATGGTCTATAACGGCAGGCTGTATGTTTATACGACCCACGATGAAGACGATTCCACGTGGTTTACGATGAATGACTGGAAAGTATATTCCACCGACGATATGGTGAACTGGACCGATCATGGAACCATTCTTTCCTATAACGATTTCGATTGGGCCAAGCGGGATGCCTGGGCGGCACAATGTGTGGAAAGAAACGGCAAATTCTTTATGTACGTGCCGATGTGGTCCAAAACCAATAACAAAGGCGCGATCGGCGTAGCAGTGGGCGACAGTCCGTTCGGGCCGTTTCATGACCCGCTGGGAAAACCGTTGGTACAGAGCGAATGGGGCGACATCGATCCGACCATTTTTGTGGACGATGACGGTCAGGCCCACATGTACTGGGGGAACCCGAAGCTGAAATATGTAAAACTCAATCAGGATATGATTTCCTATTCCGGCGATATTGTGGAGGTTCCGATGACCGCTGAATCCTTTGGGAAGAGGGACGGAAAAGAAAATCAGGAAAGACCGACCAAATACGAGGAAGGACCGTGGCTTTACAAAAGGAAAGACCTGTACTATCTCTTCTGGCCGGGCGGTCCGCTCCCTGAATTCATTGGTTATTCCACCAGCAAAAGCGCGCAGGGACCGTGGAAATACGGCGGAATCGTGATGCCCACCGAAGGGAAATCCTTTACCAACCATCCCGGAGTGATTGATTTCAAAGGTAAAACCTACTTTTTCTATCACAACGGCGCCTTGCCCGGCGGAAGCGGGTTTACAAGGTCGGTAAGCATAGAAGAACTTAATTTTAATAAAGACGGTTCTATTTCGCCTATCAAAATGACGAATGGAATTACCAAAGCCATTGCCTCCGTGAATCCGTACCGCTTCAACCAGGCTGAGACCATCGCCTGGTCGGAAAACGTAAAATCCTATCAGAACAAAGAAGCCGGTGTGTTTGTCAAGGCTAAAAAAAGCGGCGCTTACACCCGGGTAAAAAATGTAGATTTCGGCAAAAAAGGAGCAGCGGGTTTTACCGCAAGGGTAGGAACTACGCATAACAGCGATGTAACGATGGATGTCCGCCTGGACAGCCTTACCGGGCCGGTGATTGCTACGGTAAAAGTACCGCTCACCGGAGGTGACGACCGTTGGGAAACCGTGAAAACCCAATTGAAAGAAAAAATAACCGGGGTTCACGACCTGTATTTTATATTCAATGGGAAAGCAGCAAAGGATGTGATATTTTTCGATTACTGGACTTTTCTTGAAAATAACTGA
- a CDS encoding glycoside hydrolase family 43 protein codes for MNNIKTILALIACSLGSVVSAQNPVIQTHFTPDPAPMIYKGKMYLYTGDDQPGFDFYTMTKWHVYSSDDMVNWTDHGSPISLESFTWARDRAWAAQCVERNGKFYWYICAQTVDNNMAIGVAVSDSPTGPFKDALGKPLVTTGTWDNIDPTAFVDDDGQAYLYWGNSKLFYVKLNKDMTTYNGPITEVPQSVEAFGGLRRPGKSDEVLQKQEKFEDVYVEGPWFYKRNKQYYMMYAGMTNRTECLSYATSASPTGPWKYRGKIMTDQPTNSFTNHGGIIDYKGKSYLFYHNALLPNGGSYGRATAIEEFKYNADGSIPRITITKEGVNPVGTLNPYQKNEAETMAWSEKCSTSENKKTGVYVSDIRTGGYIKVRAVDFGTNGPAEFSASVAAGIDGGILEVHLDDVKGIKIAQIEIPRTGGWEDFKTLTANLSEQVSGIHDVYFVFQGKNITAGRKLFNFDSWSFQKK; via the coding sequence ATGAATAATATAAAAACAATACTAGCCCTGATAGCCTGCAGTCTGGGATCTGTGGTTTCTGCACAGAACCCGGTGATCCAGACGCATTTCACACCCGATCCTGCACCGATGATTTACAAAGGTAAAATGTATCTGTACACGGGAGACGACCAGCCGGGATTCGATTTTTATACGATGACCAAGTGGCATGTCTATTCATCGGATGATATGGTGAACTGGACCGACCATGGGTCTCCTATTTCGCTCGAATCGTTCACTTGGGCAAGAGACCGGGCGTGGGCGGCACAATGTGTAGAGCGCAATGGCAAATTCTACTGGTACATCTGCGCACAGACGGTAGATAACAATATGGCGATTGGGGTAGCCGTTTCAGACAGCCCGACCGGCCCATTCAAAGATGCGCTGGGGAAGCCATTGGTAACCACCGGAACCTGGGACAATATCGATCCGACGGCTTTTGTGGATGACGACGGGCAGGCCTATCTCTATTGGGGAAACAGCAAATTGTTTTACGTTAAACTGAACAAAGACATGACCACCTATAACGGACCCATCACGGAAGTTCCACAGTCGGTGGAAGCTTTCGGCGGACTCAGGCGGCCCGGAAAAAGCGATGAAGTTTTGCAGAAACAGGAAAAATTCGAAGATGTTTATGTGGAAGGTCCGTGGTTTTACAAACGGAACAAACAGTATTATATGATGTACGCAGGAATGACCAACAGAACCGAATGTCTGTCGTACGCAACCAGTGCTTCGCCCACCGGACCATGGAAATACCGTGGAAAAATCATGACCGATCAGCCGACTAACAGCTTTACCAACCACGGTGGAATCATCGATTACAAAGGAAAATCCTACCTGTTTTACCACAATGCTTTATTGCCGAACGGTGGAAGTTATGGGCGGGCAACAGCCATCGAAGAATTTAAATACAATGCCGATGGCAGCATCCCAAGAATCACCATCACCAAAGAAGGAGTAAATCCTGTAGGAACCTTAAATCCATATCAGAAAAACGAAGCCGAAACCATGGCCTGGTCGGAAAAATGCAGCACTTCCGAAAATAAGAAAACCGGGGTCTATGTTTCCGATATCCGGACCGGAGGCTACATCAAAGTCAGGGCGGTGGATTTCGGAACCAATGGGCCTGCCGAATTTTCAGCTTCGGTGGCCGCAGGAATCGACGGCGGAATCCTGGAAGTTCATCTGGATGATGTAAAGGGAATCAAGATCGCCCAGATCGAAATCCCGAGAACAGGCGGCTGGGAAGACTTCAAAACCTTAACCGCAAACTTATCAGAACAGGTTTCCGGTATCCATGATGTCTATTTTGTCTTCCAGGGAAAAAACATCACCGCCGGAAGAAAGCTGTTCAACTTCGATTCCTGGAGCTTTCAGAAAAAATAA
- a CDS encoding glycoside hydrolase family 97 protein: MNKLFLKLSFTLGILLMNTVKAQVAEVSSPDGKLKLSVYSENGKALYNVTFQGKAMLEKSPLGLVTNESDFSQNLKFADSKTDRVSKTYTNEKIKKSQVAYNANTLAIHFTNADQYQLGIDFQVSNNNIAFRYDLQPMKDRLSAVVQSEITGYRFPSQTTTFLSPMMKPMTGFARTAPSYESGYKADAELGTKADYGYVFPGLFHIGNDGWILLSETGVNSLYCASHLDTTSEKNLYQVAYPNMAENNGFGSTGAAISLPGTTPWRTITIGESLKPVVETTVPFDVVEPMYAPSQKYGFGKSTWSWILWQDNSMNYDDQKKFIDLAAAMNYQFILMDALWDKNIGKERMRELVQYARSRNVGVMLWYNSNGAANDAPMGPRNKMSSAIERKKEMKWLKEIGIKGLKVDFFGGDKQETMRLYEDILSDANDFGITIIFHGATLPRGWEVMYPNYAGSEAVLASEMLYFSEDVRKQEAFFASLHPFIRNTVGSMEFGGTFLNKYLTKSNKEKNKRYTTDGFQLATAVLFQNPVQIFAVMPNNLEDAPKFELDFMKEIPTLWDETVFIDGYPGKYSVIARRHQDQWYVAGVNAENNARKLTLKLPMLAGKTVKLINDDSKGMTSEKSVTINKNGELKIEIQSKGGFVIH, from the coding sequence ATGAATAAACTTTTTTTAAAACTATCATTTACGCTGGGTATTCTCCTGATGAACACCGTGAAGGCGCAGGTTGCCGAAGTCTCGAGCCCTGACGGAAAACTGAAACTGAGCGTCTATTCGGAGAACGGGAAGGCGCTGTACAACGTAACCTTCCAGGGAAAAGCCATGCTGGAAAAATCCCCGTTGGGCCTTGTAACCAACGAATCGGATTTTTCCCAAAACCTGAAATTTGCCGACAGCAAAACAGACCGGGTCTCAAAAACCTACACCAACGAAAAAATCAAAAAATCTCAGGTGGCTTACAACGCCAATACCCTGGCCATTCATTTTACCAATGCCGACCAATACCAGCTTGGTATAGATTTTCAGGTGAGCAACAACAACATCGCTTTCCGGTATGATCTCCAGCCGATGAAAGACCGTTTAAGCGCCGTGGTACAGTCGGAAATAACGGGATACCGTTTTCCTTCGCAAACCACGACGTTCCTTTCTCCGATGATGAAGCCGATGACCGGTTTCGCAAGAACCGCTCCAAGCTATGAAAGCGGCTATAAAGCAGATGCGGAACTGGGAACAAAAGCGGATTACGGTTACGTTTTCCCGGGACTGTTCCATATCGGGAACGACGGCTGGATTTTACTGTCTGAAACCGGTGTGAACAGCCTGTACTGTGCGTCCCATCTCGATACGACATCCGAAAAGAATCTCTACCAGGTGGCGTACCCGAATATGGCGGAAAACAACGGTTTCGGAAGTACCGGTGCTGCCATTTCACTGCCGGGAACAACACCGTGGAGAACCATTACTATCGGTGAGTCCTTGAAACCGGTTGTAGAAACCACCGTTCCTTTCGATGTTGTGGAGCCGATGTATGCGCCTTCGCAAAAATACGGTTTCGGAAAATCGACCTGGAGCTGGATCCTGTGGCAGGACAACAGCATGAATTACGACGACCAGAAGAAATTCATCGACCTGGCCGCGGCCATGAACTACCAGTTCATCCTGATGGATGCGCTTTGGGATAAAAATATCGGTAAAGAACGGATGAGGGAACTCGTTCAGTATGCACGATCTAGAAATGTAGGCGTTATGCTTTGGTATAATTCCAACGGAGCGGCGAATGATGCACCGATGGGTCCGAGGAATAAAATGAGCTCTGCTATCGAACGTAAAAAAGAAATGAAATGGCTGAAAGAAATCGGCATCAAAGGACTGAAAGTGGATTTCTTCGGTGGTGATAAACAGGAAACGATGCGCCTGTATGAAGACATTCTTTCCGATGCCAACGATTTTGGTATTACCATCATTTTCCACGGGGCCACTTTACCGAGAGGCTGGGAAGTCATGTACCCGAATTATGCCGGAAGTGAAGCCGTTCTGGCTTCCGAAATGCTGTATTTTTCAGAAGATGTTCGTAAGCAGGAAGCCTTTTTTGCGTCACTCCACCCATTCATCCGGAACACGGTCGGAAGTATGGAATTCGGCGGAACTTTCCTGAACAAGTATTTAACCAAATCCAATAAAGAAAAAAACAAACGTTACACGACAGACGGCTTCCAATTGGCTACGGCGGTATTATTCCAGAACCCGGTTCAGATATTTGCGGTAATGCCGAACAACCTGGAGGACGCTCCGAAATTCGAGCTTGATTTTATGAAGGAAATCCCGACCTTGTGGGACGAAACGGTTTTCATCGACGGCTATCCCGGGAAATATTCCGTTATTGCCAGAAGACATCAGGACCAATGGTATGTTGCCGGCGTAAATGCTGAAAACAACGCTCGGAAATTAACGCTGAAACTTCCGATGCTGGCCGGAAAGACGGTAAAACTCATCAATGATGACTCAAAAGGAATGACTTCAGAGAAATCCGTGACCATCAATAAAAACGGGGAATTAAAAATAGAAATCCAGTCCAAAGGCGGATTTGTTATTCATTAA
- a CDS encoding IS4 family transposase, whose protein sequence is MSSRDFTRKRKLSFSNTLLFMLNFITKSLSCEIVNFIHYIRSLGQTQNTFTKSAYVQNRKKIKPEVFIHLNKRLVEEFYTDNSAVQTKFNGLRLLAIDGSRINLPQTPELEEIYGVSKNQTSHTCVQAKACVLYDTINKICLKGVLSSIDTDERLQALELLAHCCHNDLLLYDRGFASFDFFYQHHKRNLNYLMRVKVGLNQTIKDFVKSGISCMITDFKPSPNVDLSGKDYGRDYTFKVRLLRVVLDNGTIEVLATSLLDEVCYPSEIFKALYFERWGIETYFDEIKNKLHLEEFSGYSNNSILQDFYSTLLVSNIQTLIVRELEQELNEVDTKKKYRYKVNTSLSYSLMKNRILNLLFSNVKKEDMVAELKILFASHMIPVRPKRSFKRNILKYRVRAKPKVTKNYKKNL, encoded by the coding sequence ATGAGTAGCAGAGATTTCACCCGCAAAAGGAAGTTAAGCTTTTCAAATACGCTTTTGTTTATGCTCAACTTCATTACCAAAAGCCTGTCCTGTGAGATTGTAAATTTCATTCACTATATAAGATCTTTGGGCCAGACACAGAATACTTTTACAAAAAGTGCATACGTACAGAACAGAAAAAAGATAAAGCCCGAGGTTTTTATTCATCTGAACAAGCGGCTTGTGGAAGAATTCTATACAGATAATTCTGCAGTACAGACCAAATTCAATGGTCTTCGTCTGTTGGCTATTGATGGTTCGAGAATTAATCTACCCCAAACCCCAGAGCTGGAAGAGATTTATGGTGTATCCAAAAACCAGACTTCTCATACCTGCGTACAGGCCAAAGCCTGCGTACTGTATGATACGATCAATAAAATCTGTTTAAAAGGAGTACTTTCTTCTATAGATACTGATGAGCGTTTACAGGCTCTTGAGCTGTTGGCTCATTGTTGCCATAATGATCTGCTGCTATATGACCGTGGTTTTGCTTCATTTGATTTCTTTTATCAGCATCACAAAAGAAATCTTAACTACCTTATGCGCGTAAAAGTAGGTTTGAATCAAACCATAAAAGATTTCGTCAAAAGCGGAATATCCTGTATGATAACAGACTTTAAGCCTTCTCCCAACGTAGATCTGTCAGGAAAAGATTATGGTAGAGACTATACTTTTAAGGTAAGATTGTTGCGTGTCGTACTGGATAATGGCACCATCGAAGTTCTTGCAACCTCTCTTTTAGATGAGGTTTGTTATCCTTCGGAGATTTTCAAAGCCCTATATTTTGAACGCTGGGGCATAGAAACCTATTTTGATGAAATCAAAAACAAGCTTCACCTGGAGGAATTTTCCGGTTACTCAAACAACAGCATCTTACAGGATTTTTATTCTACTTTGCTTGTAAGCAATATACAGACCCTTATTGTCAGAGAACTCGAACAGGAGCTTAATGAAGTTGATACGAAAAAGAAGTACCGATACAAAGTCAATACTTCCCTTTCTTACAGCTTGATGAAAAACAGAATTTTGAATCTGCTCTTTAGCAATGTAAAAAAAGAGGATATGGTGGCAGAGCTTAAAATTCTTTTTGCTTCTCATATGATCCCCGTCAGGCCCAAAAGATCCTTTAAAAGGAATATTTTAAAATACAGAGTCAGAGCGAAACCAAAGGTCACTAAAAACTATAAAAAAAATCTATAA
- a CDS encoding glycosyl hydrolase 115 family protein, with the protein MKTIFNYFSLLVTLVLTTMVKAADPFISFVKTENSMVLKEGSSGLTLFSDSDTDKGILRAVANLQSDFQKVTGIQPHLISQNSGVNGMLIIIGEAGKSKTIDALIKQKKIDGKSLMGKNEKFIIQNISNPFPGVSEAIVIAGSDKRGTIYGIYEMSQQIGVSPWYYWADVPVAKKENLYFKKGIYTDGEPAVEYRGIFLNDEEPSLGSWARATFGGINSKFYEKVFELILRMKGNYIWPAMWGKAFYDDDALSGPLANEMGIVMGTSHHEPMALAQTDWHRYIKRNNLPNVWDYSKNAEVLQKFWKSGLERSRNWEKLVTVGMRGDGDEAMGEGTNISLLEKIVKDQRKIISDVTGKKPERTPQVWALYKEVQDYYDKGMRVPDDVILLFCDDNWGNVRKLPDLSKPLHKGGYGMYYHFDYVGGPRNSKWINISPIQRVWEQMNLSYEHKVDKVWVVNVGDLKPMEFPISFFLDMAWNPKQFNANNLFQYTEKWSAQQFGEKHAKEIAEMINTYAKYNRRVTPETLNWKTYSLENYNEFETVLNDYRALALKALRLKQDIPAEYQDAYYQLVLYPIDACSNLYEMYYAVAKNRELAAKKNPEANQYANQVKQCFERNAELDNYYNNVMAGGKWQHMMDQMRIGYKTWADGKENIMPEVTYISEADIPKEKIFQEKNGYVSIEAEDFARMHNSDRIHWEVIPDFGKTKSGVTTFPQNAYPKADENVYLEYDMNFESKGEFEVQLLLAPTLNFNHNKGLRYEISFDGQAPQVVNFNGHYKGELGRWQSEHIIRSITKHQIAQPGKHTLRFRVLEPGIVLEKILIDTGGLKPSYLGAPESDYTGK; encoded by the coding sequence ATGAAGACGATATTCAACTATTTTTCTCTTTTGGTCACTTTGGTTTTGACGACCATGGTAAAAGCCGCCGACCCGTTTATTTCTTTTGTGAAGACGGAAAATTCGATGGTGTTAAAAGAAGGCAGTTCAGGACTGACGCTGTTTTCGGATAGCGATACGGATAAAGGGATTCTCCGTGCAGTGGCGAACCTTCAGTCCGATTTCCAGAAAGTCACCGGCATTCAGCCTCATCTCATTTCCCAGAATTCCGGGGTCAACGGGATGCTGATCATCATCGGCGAGGCTGGTAAGAGCAAGACCATCGATGCTTTAATTAAGCAAAAGAAGATTGACGGAAAATCCCTGATGGGAAAAAATGAGAAATTTATCATTCAAAACATAAGCAATCCGTTTCCCGGTGTTTCCGAAGCGATTGTGATTGCGGGAAGCGACAAACGGGGAACGATTTATGGCATCTATGAAATGTCGCAGCAGATCGGCGTTTCGCCCTGGTATTACTGGGCGGATGTTCCGGTTGCGAAAAAGGAAAATCTATACTTTAAAAAAGGGATCTATACCGACGGAGAGCCTGCCGTTGAATACCGCGGGATTTTCTTAAACGATGAAGAACCTTCATTAGGAAGCTGGGCCAGAGCCACTTTCGGCGGCATCAACTCCAAATTTTACGAGAAAGTTTTTGAACTGATCCTGCGGATGAAAGGCAACTACATCTGGCCGGCAATGTGGGGGAAAGCGTTTTATGACGATGATGCTTTGAGCGGACCATTGGCCAATGAAATGGGCATCGTGATGGGAACTTCCCACCATGAACCGATGGCCCTGGCGCAGACCGACTGGCACCGGTACATCAAGAGAAACAACCTGCCGAATGTCTGGGATTATTCCAAAAATGCTGAGGTCCTGCAAAAATTCTGGAAATCCGGATTGGAAAGAAGCAGGAATTGGGAAAAGCTGGTAACGGTAGGCATGCGGGGCGACGGTGATGAAGCGATGGGAGAGGGTACCAATATTTCATTACTTGAGAAAATCGTGAAAGACCAACGGAAGATCATTTCCGATGTCACCGGGAAAAAACCGGAAAGAACACCGCAGGTCTGGGCGTTGTACAAAGAAGTTCAGGATTATTACGACAAAGGAATGCGCGTTCCTGACGATGTGATTCTGCTGTTCTGCGACGATAACTGGGGCAACGTGAGAAAACTTCCGGACCTTTCCAAACCACTGCACAAAGGCGGTTACGGAATGTACTACCACTTCGATTATGTGGGCGGACCGAGAAACTCCAAATGGATCAACATCAGTCCGATCCAGCGCGTCTGGGAGCAGATGAACCTTTCTTACGAGCATAAAGTGGATAAGGTCTGGGTCGTGAATGTCGGTGACCTGAAACCGATGGAATTCCCGATCAGCTTTTTCCTGGACATGGCCTGGAACCCGAAACAGTTCAATGCCAATAACCTGTTCCAGTATACCGAAAAATGGTCGGCTCAGCAGTTCGGTGAAAAACACGCGAAAGAAATTGCGGAAATGATCAATACTTACGCAAAATACAACCGCCGGGTAACACCTGAAACCCTGAACTGGAAAACCTACAGCCTCGAGAATTACAACGAGTTTGAAACGGTTCTCAATGATTACCGCGCTTTGGCATTAAAAGCATTGCGTTTGAAACAGGACATTCCGGCGGAATATCAGGATGCCTATTACCAGCTGGTATTGTATCCGATTGACGCTTGCAGCAACCTGTACGAAATGTATTACGCCGTTGCCAAAAACAGGGAACTGGCTGCTAAAAAAAATCCCGAAGCCAATCAATATGCCAATCAGGTAAAACAGTGTTTTGAAAGAAATGCTGAGCTGGACAACTATTACAACAATGTGATGGCCGGCGGAAAATGGCAGCACATGATGGATCAGATGCGGATCGGTTACAAAACCTGGGCCGACGGAAAGGAAAATATCATGCCTGAAGTAACTTACATTTCCGAGGCGGATATTCCAAAAGAGAAGATTTTTCAGGAGAAGAACGGCTATGTTTCGATAGAAGCGGAAGATTTTGCCCGGATGCATAATTCGGATCGTATCCATTGGGAAGTCATTCCCGATTTCGGAAAAACCAAATCCGGCGTAACGACTTTTCCGCAAAATGCTTATCCGAAAGCTGACGAAAATGTGTATCTGGAATACGATATGAATTTCGAGTCCAAAGGTGAATTTGAAGTACAACTCTTGCTGGCTCCAACCTTGAATTTCAATCACAATAAAGGATTACGCTACGAAATCTCATTCGATGGGCAAGCTCCGCAGGTGGTGAATTTCAACGGCCATTATAAAGGAGAATTGGGAAGATGGCAGTCGGAACACATCATCCGATCGATCACCAAACACCAGATTGCACAGCCCGGAAAGCATACGCTGCGGTTCAGGGTGCTGGAACCGGGAATCGTACTGGAGAAAATCCTGATCGATACCGGCGGACTGAAACCAAGCTATCTCGGTGCCCCGGAAAGCGATTACACCGGAAAATAA
- a CDS encoding type II toxin-antitoxin system ParD family antitoxin, producing the protein MKQSAENKIQILKDAIQKGIDSGTAKDFDAEKHLQSLKDKAKKSN; encoded by the coding sequence ATGAAACAAAGCGCAGAAAACAAAATTCAAATCCTCAAAGATGCAATTCAGAAAGGAATCGACAGTGGAACCGCAAAAGATTTTGATGCTGAAAAACACCTTCAGTCTTTAAAAGACAAAGCGAAAAAGAGCAATTAA